A segment of the Leptolyngbya sp. NIES-3755 genome:
ACTGTGGCGAAAGGAACGAATCCAACGACCGGACGCGACACTCGTGAAACGCTGTACTGCGATTGAACTATGCTGATCCTGCTTGCCGAGGACGATCCAGCCCAGTCTGAACCGCTTCAAACTGCATTGACCAAAGCGGGTCACGTAGTCGATGTGGTTGAAGATGGAGATACGGCACTTTGGCTCACCACAACAAAAGCGTATGATTTGCTGATTCTCGATTGGATGCTGCCAAAATTGAGCGGTGTGGCAGTCTGTCAACGATATCGGCAAGCAGGAAAGACGGCTCCAGTTTTGATGCTGACGGCAAAAGATACAACCGTTGATAAAGTCACTGGACTCGATGCAGGTGCGGATGATTATTTAGTAAAGCCGATCGATATTATTGAACTCCTTGCACGAGTGAGAGCTTTGGGACGACGCTCCC
Coding sequences within it:
- a CDS encoding two-component response regulator (similar to AA sequence:cyanobase_aa:LBDG_28270) is translated as MLILLAEDDPAQSEPLQTALTKAGHVVDVVEDGDTALWLTTTKAYDLLILDWMLPKLSGVAVCQRYRQAGKTAPVLMLTAKDTTVDKVTGLDAGADDYLVKPIDIIELLARVRALGRRSPLWQGETLQLGSLQLHLTNLTIERNQATVQLSGREFQLMEFLMRHPRQVLSHDQIEQALWGWGSEPESNAVTTLVRRLRQRLEAVSAKDWLETVYGIGYRLNALE